The following coding sequences lie in one Dunckerocampus dactyliophorus isolate RoL2022-P2 chromosome 4, RoL_Ddac_1.1, whole genome shotgun sequence genomic window:
- the commd10 gene encoding COMM domain-containing protein 10 isoform X3, with protein MASVIKETQSIKEAVTLINGVDVNKFSRLISRIIQKLHLKGEKTFSKEEEQKLQTALSLDKPSLNLVLETSAFILEQAVYHNIKPASLQQQLQAIHVNPDKADVFSQTWSTAGPELVDRLKRNIFAPKKLDFVGWQLNLQMAQSSQARLKSPSAVLQLGLHNEDSEIN; from the exons ATGGCTTCAGTTATCAAAGAAACACAGAG TATAAAGGAAGCAGTGACTCTCATCAATGGCGTAGACGTGAACAAGTTCTCCAGATTGATCTCCCGCATCATACAAAAGCTTCATCTCAAG GGTGAAAAGACATTCAGTAAAGAGGAGGAGCAAAAGCTTCAGACTGCTCTTTCACTGGACAAACCGTCCCTTAACTTAGTCCTGGAAACGTCTGCTTTCATTCTTGAGCAG GCGGTGTATCATAATATAAAACCAGCATCTCTGCAGCAGCAGCTTCAGGCAATTCATGTGAATCCAGACAAGGCTGATGTATTTTCTCAAACGTGGTCCACCGCTGGCCCTGAGCTGGTGGATCGACTAAAGCGAAATATCTTTGCCCCCAAGAAG ctgGATTTTGTCGGCTGGCAGTTGAACCTGCAGATGGCCCAGTCCAGCCAGGCCAGGCTCAAGTCCCCCAGTGCTGTGCTCCAACTGGGCCTCCACAATGAAGATTCTGag
- the commd10 gene encoding COMM domain-containing protein 10 isoform X2, giving the protein MASVIKETQSIKEAVTLINGVDVNKFSRLISRIIQKLHLKGEKTFSKEEEQKLQTALSLDKPSLNLVLETSAFILEQAVYHNIKPASLQQQLQAIHVNPDKADVFSQTWSTAGPELVDRLKRNIFAPKKLDFVGWQLNLQMAQSSQARLKSPSAVLQLGLHNEDSELSNSHG; this is encoded by the exons ATGGCTTCAGTTATCAAAGAAACACAGAG TATAAAGGAAGCAGTGACTCTCATCAATGGCGTAGACGTGAACAAGTTCTCCAGATTGATCTCCCGCATCATACAAAAGCTTCATCTCAAG GGTGAAAAGACATTCAGTAAAGAGGAGGAGCAAAAGCTTCAGACTGCTCTTTCACTGGACAAACCGTCCCTTAACTTAGTCCTGGAAACGTCTGCTTTCATTCTTGAGCAG GCGGTGTATCATAATATAAAACCAGCATCTCTGCAGCAGCAGCTTCAGGCAATTCATGTGAATCCAGACAAGGCTGATGTATTTTCTCAAACGTGGTCCACCGCTGGCCCTGAGCTGGTGGATCGACTAAAGCGAAATATCTTTGCCCCCAAGAAG ctgGATTTTGTCGGCTGGCAGTTGAACCTGCAGATGGCCCAGTCCAGCCAGGCCAGGCTCAAGTCCCCCAGTGCTGTGCTCCAACTGGGCCTCCACAATGAAGATTCTGag